The following are encoded together in the Glycine max cultivar Williams 82 chromosome 8, Glycine_max_v4.0, whole genome shotgun sequence genome:
- the LOC102666893 gene encoding uncharacterized protein has translation MSNVNDRWVTMAMADDTLVADQLLLLRHHHRPSVIRRWVRRQRRTPRLPVAGYEGNTRKTALTHPSASKAVDESETAADKRRARKKRILRDLKLEHKISLDENEDLRDKLTAVNLTVEKNRCNAKNIKKLKLDLNSRRILKTAQAILDPPKSVDTANLGSEQILEGKPTPVCSAASAPPSNQPEIGGQKPPLLLPDLNQPSEEYLTEFLGFSQ, from the exons atGTCCAATGTCAACGACCGCTGGGTTACCATGGCCATGGCTGACGACACCCTCGTCGCCGACCAGCTCCTCCTTCTGCGCCACCACCACCGACCCTCAGTCATCCGCCGCTGGGTCCGCCGCCAGCGTCGCACCCCGAGGCTCCCCGTCGCCGGCTACGAGGGCAACACTCGCAAAACCGCACTAACCCATCCCTCGGCATCTAAG GCTGTGGATGAAAGTGAAACTGCCGCTGATAAAAGAAGGGCAAGGAAGAAAAGA ATTCTACGTGATCTTAAACTGGAGCACAAAATCAGTCTAGACGAAAATGAGGATTTAAGAGAT AAACTTACAGCCGTTAATCTGACAGTTGAGAAAAATAGATGCAATgccaaaaatataaagaaattaaag CTTGATTTGAATTCAAGAAGGATCTTGAAAACGGCACAAGCTATTCTTGACCCGCCTAAGTCTGTGGATACAGCGAACTTAGGCTCAGAACAGATTCTCGAGGGCAAGCCAACTCCTGTCTGTTCAGCTGCAAGTGCTCCTCCCTCCAACCAACCTGAGATTGGTGGCCAGAAACCTCCATTGTTGCTTCCTGATCTAAATCAACCATCGGAGGAGTATTTGACGGAATTTCTTGGATTCAGCCAATGA
- the LOC102667667 gene encoding ethylene-responsive transcription factor ERF084, which yields MTMNGEIFLHAPTTTTATTTTNFLLPKPETKSSEKLRYETALEGIAAVVGEHVLFGTTSSSHVSETPKKTSVGKSYRGVRKRPWGRWSAEIRDRIGRCRHWLGTFDTAEEAARAYDAAARRLRGAKARTNFQIPSVLPLSPEGVHGGAVKPKTARNNARKCSSVEQLFSGVPQLRKDDGIGENGNVEVDLKFGVNFGFYKH from the coding sequence ATGACGATGAACGGCGAAATTTTCTTACACGCGCCAACAaccaccaccgccaccaccaCTACTAACTTTTTGCTTCCAAAGCCCGAAACGAAGTCGTCAGAGAAGCTACGCTACGAAACGGCGTTGGAAGGAATCGCCGCGGTCGTAGGAGAACATGTCCTCTTCGGAACGACATCTTCGTCGCATGTTTCGGAGACTCCGAAGAAGACATCGGTGGGCAAGAGCTACCGAGGAGTGCGGAAGCGACCTTGGGGGAGGTGGTCGGCGGAGATACGCGACCGCATCGGGCGGTGCCGCCATTGGCTGGGGACCTTCGACACCGCGGAGGAGGCGGCGCGTGCGTACGACGCGGCGGCGAGGCGCCTGAGGGGGGCGAAGGCGAGAACCAACTTCCAGATACCATCGGTGTTGCCACTTTCTCCGGAAGGGGTTCATGGTGGTGCCGTGAAGCCGAAAACCGCGCGTAACAACGCTAGGAAGTGTTCTTCTGTGGAACAATTGTTCAGTGGGGTGCCTCAACTTCGAAAAGATGATGGTATCGGTGAGAATGGGAATGTGGAGGTGGATTTGAAGTTTGGTGTGAACTTTGGCTTTTACAAACACTAG
- the LOC100809956 gene encoding transcription factor NAI1, with the protein MFNESLFSAILISIYYQRYSFSIISLESNPQSQLPYTFFHSLPMGEPCQKYWFSDMEIQDIDFFNQSHNHKIESLDHDEDQIFREIMHQPVFSSDSDTHLPSKIQSKSIHGGVSSGYNTYTVLANNKSNNSNLAMKSNTSNFIFSSQLHAPPEKLPATASTSPTAYILSFDDSTVVAATRQNYGEKQPYHQEVVLGSGGACLPSKGVSEGHDFEPKAKPTTKRSRSSAETLVHIMTERKRRRELTERFIALSATIPGLKKIDKATILSEAITHVKRLKERVRELEEQRKKTRVESVSFVHQRSHIATVKGTTSGAMNSDECCRTNEALPTVEARVFKKDVLLRIHCKIQSGILIKILDHLNSLDLSTISNSVMPFGSSTLDISIIAQMGDNFNVTTMNDLVKNLRMTLSQSSEVQVQQ; encoded by the exons ATGTTCAACGAGTCTTTGTTTTCTGCCATCCTCATTTCCATTTATTATCAACGATATTCCTTCTCTATCATATCCCTAGAATCAAATCCACAAAGCCAACTCCCCTATACTTTCTTTCATTCACTTCCAATGGGGGAGCCATGCCAAAAATATTGGTTTTCTGATATG GAAATACAagatattgatttctttaatcaAAGCCACAACCACAAGATTGAGTCACTTGATCATGATGAGGATCAGATCTTTCGAGAGATCATGCATCAGCCAGTTTTCTCTTCAGACAGCGATACTCACTTGCCCAGCAAAATTCAAAGTAAATCAATCCACGGTGGTGTTAGTAGTGGTTATAATACTTACACAGTCCTCGCCAACAACAAGAGTAATAATAGCAACCTTGCGATGAAGAGCAACACCTCCAACTTCATCTTCTCATCACAATTACATGCACCACCAGAGAAATTACCTGCCACAGCCAGTACTTCTCCAACCGCATACATTCTTTCTTTTGATGACTCCACCGTAGTTGCGGCTACGCGCCAAAACTACGGTGAAAAACAGCCCTACCACCAGGAAGTGGTGCTAGGGAGTGGTGGCGCATGTCTTCCCTCAAAAGGGGTCTCAGAAGGACACGACTTTGAACCTAAGGCCAAGCcaacaacaaagagaagtaGAAGCTCTGCGGAGACCCTAGTCCATATAATgacagagagaaagagaagacgGGAACTCACAGAGAGATTCATTGCACTTTCAGCCACCATACCTGGCTTAAAGAAG ATTGACAAGGCCACTATACTTAGTGAAGCAATCACTCATGTGAAAAGACTTAAAGAACGTGTAAGGGAGCTAGAAGAACAACGTAAGAAGACAAGGGTAGAGTCAGTGTCATTTGTTCATCAGAGATCCCACATTGCAACTGTCAAAGGCACCACCTCTGGTGCAATGAACTCTGATGAATGCTGTAGAACCAACGAAGCACTCCCTACAGTGGAAGCAAGAGTGTTTAAAAAAGATGTACTCCTCCGGATTCACTGCAAGATACAAAGTGGCATTTTGATCaaaattttggaccatcttaaTAGTCTTGATCTCTCCACAATCAGCAACAGTGTAATGCCATTTGGAAGTTCAACTCTAGACATCAGCATTATTGCTCAG ATGGGTGACAACTTCAACGTAACAACAATGAACGATCTAGTGAAAAATCTGAGAATGACTCTCTCGCAGTCATCTGAAGTACAAGTACAACAATGA